The proteins below come from a single Eubacterium limosum genomic window:
- a CDS encoding AI-2E family transporter has protein sequence MKISPDKKRILIVNTVVVLICILFAIFLWPTFSGMFMPFFMAIILAYLLNPLVKIFERRGFGRGLSVLFVCVIVLLILFGVFMSFVPSLISNIAQMVTNIPSMLQDLQNYGGQISEFIQKYNDSDMSKYFNLEQSLSQVAGMFGSMLQGLSNAIIANSGQLMNIIIVPLVTIFLLLDKELFTQSLMYLVPIDARNQVKKMFYDIDMVIGGFIRGQGLMSIIAGILTGVGAYFMGLPYAPVIGVIAGVTTMIPYFGPAVGMVVICVMALLSSPIQMVYILIWMAIVQVVCGNLLAPALMSGNVGLHPVIIIFSIFFFGAMFGGLGMILAVPIMGTVKVVMKYLIAGFASSKGEMLR, from the coding sequence ATGAAAATATCACCCGATAAAAAACGAATTTTAATTGTCAATACCGTTGTAGTCCTGATCTGTATCCTTTTTGCGATATTTTTATGGCCCACCTTTTCGGGGATGTTCATGCCATTCTTTATGGCCATTATTTTGGCTTATCTCTTAAACCCTTTGGTTAAGATTTTTGAACGCCGGGGCTTTGGACGGGGACTTTCTGTCCTTTTTGTCTGTGTCATCGTCCTCTTGATTTTGTTCGGCGTTTTTATGAGCTTTGTCCCCAGCCTGATCAGCAACATTGCTCAGATGGTGACAAACATTCCGTCAATGCTCCAGGATTTGCAGAATTACGGCGGGCAGATTTCCGAATTTATTCAGAAATACAATGATTCGGATATGTCGAAGTATTTTAACCTTGAGCAGAGCCTGTCCCAGGTGGCCGGAATGTTCGGCAGTATGCTGCAGGGGCTGTCGAACGCCATTATCGCCAACAGCGGGCAGCTGATGAACATTATTATCGTGCCGCTGGTCACCATTTTCCTTTTACTGGACAAAGAGCTGTTTACCCAGTCCCTTATGTATCTGGTGCCCATTGATGCCAGAAATCAGGTTAAAAAAATGTTTTACGACATCGACATGGTTATCGGCGGTTTTATCCGCGGGCAGGGGCTCATGTCCATTATCGCCGGGATTCTGACCGGTGTGGGCGCTTACTTTATGGGGCTGCCCTACGCGCCGGTTATCGGTGTGATTGCGGGCGTAACGACCATGATCCCTTATTTTGGTCCGGCAGTGGGTATGGTCGTCATCTGCGTCATGGCGCTGCTGTCAAGCCCAATACAGATGGTTTATATTCTGATCTGGATGGCTATTGTTCAGGTGGTGTGCGGCAATCTGCTGGCGCCGGCGCTCATGTCTGGCAACGTTGGCCTGCACCCAGTTATCATTATTTTTTCAATCTTTTTCTTCGGCGCCATGTTCGGAGGCCTGGGGATGATTCTGGCAGTGCCAATCATGGGGACGGTCAAGGTCGTTATGAAGTACTTGATTGCGGGATTTGCGTCCTCTAAGGGCGAAATGCTCAGGTAA
- a CDS encoding ABC transporter ATP-binding protein encodes MEILKTTDLKKHYGSGESMVKALDGVSLSVEKGKFTAIVGTSGSGKSTLLHMLGGLDKPTSGSVKVGGKELSEMNDEQLTIFRRRQIGFIFQNYNLVPILNVYENIVLPIELDGNTADKRFVGGIVKMLGLKEKLTSLPGNLSGGQQQRVAIARALATKPAIILADEPTGNLDSRTSQDVLSLLKATSARFNQTIVMITHNEEIAQLADEVIRIEDGKIVNGR; translated from the coding sequence ATGGAGATCTTAAAAACAACGGATTTGAAAAAGCATTACGGCAGCGGCGAGAGTATGGTGAAGGCACTGGATGGTGTGTCCTTATCGGTTGAAAAAGGAAAATTCACAGCCATTGTGGGAACCTCCGGAAGCGGAAAGTCAACACTTCTGCATATGTTGGGAGGGCTGGACAAACCGACCTCTGGCAGTGTAAAGGTAGGCGGCAAGGAGCTGTCTGAAATGAACGATGAGCAGCTGACAATCTTCAGAAGACGCCAGATCGGCTTCATTTTCCAAAATTACAACCTGGTGCCTATCCTTAACGTATACGAAAATATTGTACTGCCCATTGAACTGGACGGTAATACAGCAGATAAACGCTTTGTGGGCGGCATTGTCAAAATGCTTGGACTTAAGGAAAAGCTGACAAGCCTGCCGGGAAACCTGTCAGGCGGACAGCAGCAGCGTGTCGCGATCGCCAGAGCACTGGCGACAAAGCCGGCGATTATTCTGGCAGATGAGCCTACCGGAAACCTGGACAGCCGGACCAGCCAGGATGTGCTGAGCCTGTTAAAGGCAACCAGCGCTCGTTTTAATCAGACCATTGTAATGATTACTCATAATGAAGAAATTGCCCAGCTGGCGGATGAGGTTATCCGTATTGAGGACGGCAAGATCGTAAACGGCAGGTAA
- a CDS encoding AI-2E family transporter, translated as MNRKTKQALIGIIVLALVLWAGLKNIDAVWGAFLGIMGLISPFIIGAGIAFVLNIPMSLMERRLFTKRWLKGKRVQRLRRPLSILAAFLILIGIMALVVFLVLPELVNAVLLFARSFPSVLENFQSWAVRILGEHSEVSAFIQKFDTGGLESLNWDMLSKNLFSFFRGGAAGFLNTTLNVAASVAGGVFHTVIGLVVAVYLLFQKEKLGLQTRKLLYAYLPEKRVDRILEIAGLIQETFSHFVSGQCIEALILTVIYTIVLSLLQMPYALTIAVLIGLFSLIPVFGAIVACCLGGFLILTLSPVKALIFVVACFIVQHVEGNLIYPHVVGSSIGLSPLWILAAVTIGGGAFGILGIIVMIPLFSVLYTLTGETVNQRLSQKDIDPRKLLKKEE; from the coding sequence ATGAACCGAAAAACAAAGCAGGCTTTAATCGGGATTATTGTCCTGGCATTGGTTTTGTGGGCTGGCCTTAAGAATATTGATGCGGTATGGGGGGCATTTCTCGGAATTATGGGATTGATCTCACCTTTTATTATTGGCGCCGGCATCGCCTTTGTCTTAAATATCCCCATGAGTCTGATGGAAAGGCGGCTGTTTACAAAAAGGTGGCTAAAAGGAAAGCGCGTCCAAAGGCTGCGGAGGCCCCTGAGTATTCTGGCGGCGTTTTTAATTCTTATCGGTATTATGGCCCTGGTCGTTTTTCTTGTGCTTCCTGAGCTGGTAAACGCCGTTTTACTTTTTGCCAGGAGTTTTCCATCGGTTCTTGAGAATTTCCAGAGCTGGGCGGTTCGTATCCTCGGCGAGCACTCCGAAGTTTCCGCCTTTATACAGAAGTTTGATACCGGAGGACTTGAAAGTCTGAACTGGGATATGCTCAGCAAAAACCTGTTTTCCTTTTTCAGGGGCGGTGCTGCGGGATTTTTAAATACAACGCTGAACGTGGCAGCCTCGGTAGCAGGCGGTGTTTTTCATACGGTGATCGGCCTGGTGGTGGCGGTTTATCTTTTATTTCAGAAGGAAAAGCTGGGGCTTCAAACCAGAAAGCTTCTGTACGCTTACCTGCCGGAAAAGCGTGTTGACCGGATTTTGGAAATTGCCGGCCTCATCCAGGAGACTTTCAGCCATTTTGTTTCAGGCCAGTGTATCGAAGCATTGATTTTAACCGTTATTTATACCATCGTTCTGTCACTTTTACAGATGCCCTATGCTCTGACCATTGCGGTACTGATCGGCCTATTCTCACTGATACCTGTCTTTGGGGCCATTGTGGCCTGCTGTCTGGGAGGGTTTCTCATCTTAACCCTAAGCCCGGTCAAGGCGCTGATCTTTGTGGTTGCCTGTTTCATCGTGCAGCATGTCGAGGGCAATCTGATCTACCCGCATGTTGTGGGCAGTTCCATTGGTTTGTCTCCGCTTTGGATTCTGGCCGCGGTCACCATTGGCGGAGGTGCTTTCGGCATTCTGGGCATCATTGTGATGATCCCGCTCTTTTCAGTGCTCTATACACTGACCGGCGAGACAGTCAACCAACGTCTGAGCCAAAAGGACATAGACCCGCGAAAGCTTTTGAAAAAAGAAGAGTGA
- the nifS gene encoding cysteine desulfurase NifS, with amino-acid sequence MKRIYLDNAATTAVDEAVLAEMLPYFTEKYGNPSSIYQEGREAKRGVEAARLQLAQAINADPKEIYFTAGGSESDNWAIKGVALKNRKKGNHIITTEIEHHAVLHTCEYLEKEGFEVTYLPVDKDGLISLDDLKNAIKDETILVSIMFANNEIGTIEPIKEIGEIVKAKGIIFHTDAVQAFGNVPIDVKDLNVDLLSLSSHKIYGPKGIGALYIRKGVPIDNLIHGGAQERRRRAGTENTASIVGFGKAAEMAANDLEANTAHLQELRDALIKGVMEKIPQVRLNGHPTKRLPGNANFCFDYIEGESILLSLDLIGVAGSSGSACTSGSLDPSHVLLAIGLPAGIAHGSLRLTIGKHTTMEDIEYVVDNLVNIIERLRKMSPIDANSPIDDAVYDHDHHHHH; translated from the coding sequence ATGAAAAGAATCTATTTAGATAACGCGGCAACAACAGCCGTTGACGAAGCGGTTTTGGCAGAAATGCTGCCATATTTTACAGAAAAATACGGAAACCCGTCCTCTATTTATCAGGAGGGCCGGGAAGCCAAGCGCGGCGTGGAAGCTGCCAGATTACAGCTTGCTCAGGCCATTAACGCAGACCCGAAAGAAATTTACTTCACAGCCGGTGGTTCCGAATCGGACAACTGGGCCATTAAGGGTGTGGCTTTAAAAAACAGGAAAAAGGGAAACCACATTATAACCACAGAAATCGAGCACCACGCAGTGCTCCACACCTGTGAATACCTTGAGAAGGAAGGCTTTGAAGTCACCTACCTTCCGGTTGACAAGGACGGACTTATTTCACTTGACGATCTTAAGAATGCCATCAAGGATGAAACCATTCTGGTTTCAATCATGTTTGCCAACAACGAGATCGGAACCATTGAACCCATTAAAGAAATCGGAGAAATCGTCAAGGCCAAGGGCATCATTTTCCATACCGATGCAGTGCAGGCTTTCGGGAATGTTCCCATTGACGTAAAAGACCTGAATGTGGACTTGTTGTCCCTTTCCAGCCATAAAATCTATGGACCGAAGGGCATTGGAGCCTTATATATCCGCAAGGGTGTACCGATCGACAACCTGATCCACGGCGGCGCACAGGAAAGAAGACGCCGTGCCGGCACAGAAAACACCGCTTCCATCGTTGGTTTTGGTAAGGCTGCGGAAATGGCCGCCAATGATCTGGAAGCCAACACAGCCCATTTACAAGAGCTTAGAGATGCGCTGATCAAGGGTGTAATGGAAAAAATCCCTCAGGTGCGTTTAAACGGTCATCCGACCAAGCGCCTTCCGGGGAATGCAAACTTCTGCTTTGACTATATCGAAGGGGAATCCATTCTCTTAAGCCTTGACCTTATTGGCGTTGCGGGCTCCAGCGGATCGGCCTGTACTTCAGGATCACTGGACCCGTCGCATGTACTGCTGGCCATTGGCCTGCCAGCCGGGATTGCCCACGGCTCACTGAGACTGACCATCGGCAAGCATACCACCATGGAGGACATTGAATACGTCGTTGACAATCTTGTCAATATTATCGAACGGCTGAGGAAGATGTCGCCCATCGACGCTAACAGCCCGATTGACGACGCTGTTTATGACCACGACCACCACCATCATCACTGA
- the nifU gene encoding Fe-S cluster assembly scaffold protein NifU, with the protein MEYTDKVMENFQNPKNVGEMEDANGIGQVGSPACGDIMKMYLKINDDGIVEDASFKTFGCGAAIATSSMATEMIKGKTLEEAAALKNSEVVEALGGLPTEKIHCSVLAAEAIQAAIEDYKSKHNA; encoded by the coding sequence ATGGAATATACAGATAAAGTAATGGAAAACTTCCAAAACCCTAAAAACGTGGGTGAAATGGAAGACGCTAACGGAATCGGCCAGGTAGGCAGCCCTGCCTGCGGCGATATTATGAAAATGTATTTAAAAATAAATGATGACGGTATTGTTGAGGACGCCAGTTTCAAAACCTTTGGCTGCGGTGCTGCCATTGCGACCAGCAGCATGGCCACAGAAATGATCAAGGGTAAAACCCTTGAAGAAGCCGCTGCACTGAAGAACTCAGAAGTGGTAGAAGCTCTCGGAGGACTCCCGACTGAAAAAATCCACTGCTCTGTTTTAGCTGCTGAAGCCATTCAGGCAGCCATCGAAGATTACAAATCAAAGCACAACGCATAA
- the alaS gene encoding alanine--tRNA ligase, which yields MQPLGLNEIREKFLAFFESKGHLRLKSFPLVPINDKSLLLINSGMAPMKPYFTGDEIPPRKRVTTCQKCIRTPDIENVGKTARHGTFFEMLGNFSFGDYFKKEAIPWAWEFCTEVMEMDPEKIYVSIYLDDDEAHDIWHDEIGVPEERIVRLGKEDNFWEHGLGPCGPCSELYYDRGEEYGCGSPDCAPGCECDRYVEFWNLVFTQFDKDEEGNYNPLANPNIDTGMGLERLATIMQGVDNIFEIDTIGHILNYICKKAGVKYGENTQDDVSIRVITDHVRSVTFMIADGVMPGNEGRGYVLRRLLRRAARHGKLLGMQELFLYDVAKEVVRVSSGAYPELAEKQDYIQKLIRIEEERFKETIDQGLSLLEKELDSLIAQEEKVFPGQGAFKLYDTYGFPYDLTKEIVEERGLTLIASEFEEAMQEQRERARKARAESDLAVWADDPFNPLGPDALVEFVGYENLEATGKIIGLISGEELVSEVHAGEDVLVLLDKTSFYAESGGQVGDKGQIVSGDRVIEVTDCKKGSLGRHIHYGKVVSGTFKMDEEVTTKVNRELRAATQRNHTSTHLLQKALKQVLGDHVEQAGSFVSPDRLRFDFNHFQPMTHEEKRQVEEIVNKAILEAMDVAIFETSIDDARSMGAMALFGEKYGEVVRVVKVGDFSIELCGGCHISNSAQVGMFKILSETGVAAGIRRIEAATGMNAVYHVEQMDDTLLETAEALKTNPDHLLEKVTELAEQSKHKEKVINELKHKFAGNMVMDIHQKVTVIDGVQTTIAEVEGVDMEELRNISDMLKDRMGSGIVLLGTKGKEKVNFIATATKDILDKGFHAGKLIKEVAQIAGGGGGGRPDMAQAGGKKPEKLGEALEKAKEIIKNQLD from the coding sequence ATGCAACCTTTAGGTTTAAACGAAATTCGTGAAAAGTTTTTAGCGTTCTTTGAGAGCAAAGGACATTTAAGATTAAAGAGCTTTCCACTGGTGCCGATCAATGACAAGAGTCTGCTTTTGATCAACTCCGGGATGGCTCCGATGAAGCCTTACTTTACAGGTGATGAAATTCCGCCGAGAAAACGGGTAACCACCTGCCAGAAGTGTATCCGTACCCCCGACATCGAAAATGTCGGCAAGACTGCCCGTCACGGTACCTTCTTTGAAATGCTCGGCAACTTTTCCTTTGGGGATTACTTCAAGAAAGAAGCCATTCCATGGGCGTGGGAATTCTGTACTGAGGTCATGGAAATGGATCCGGAAAAAATTTATGTATCCATCTATTTAGATGATGATGAAGCCCATGACATCTGGCATGACGAAATTGGCGTGCCGGAAGAGCGGATTGTCCGCCTCGGAAAAGAAGACAATTTCTGGGAACATGGACTGGGACCATGCGGCCCCTGCTCCGAGCTTTACTATGACCGTGGGGAAGAATACGGCTGCGGCAGTCCAGACTGCGCGCCAGGCTGTGAGTGCGACCGCTATGTTGAGTTCTGGAACCTGGTATTCACCCAGTTTGACAAGGATGAGGAAGGCAACTACAATCCGCTGGCTAACCCGAATATCGACACCGGCATGGGGCTGGAACGTCTGGCTACCATCATGCAGGGCGTTGACAATATCTTCGAGATTGATACCATCGGCCATATCCTGAATTATATCTGTAAAAAAGCTGGCGTTAAATACGGCGAAAATACCCAGGATGATGTTTCCATCCGCGTTATTACCGACCATGTCCGCAGTGTTACCTTTATGATCGCCGACGGCGTTATGCCAGGCAACGAAGGCCGCGGCTATGTCCTGAGACGTCTTTTAAGACGTGCAGCCCGCCATGGCAAGCTGCTTGGCATGCAGGAGCTTTTCCTTTACGATGTGGCCAAGGAAGTGGTCCGTGTCTCATCTGGTGCTTATCCAGAGCTGGCAGAAAAACAGGATTATATTCAGAAGCTGATCCGGATTGAGGAAGAACGCTTTAAAGAAACCATTGATCAGGGCCTGAGCCTGCTCGAAAAAGAGCTGGACAGCCTGATCGCACAGGAAGAAAAGGTGTTCCCAGGACAGGGCGCCTTTAAATTGTACGATACATACGGCTTCCCCTATGACCTGACAAAGGAAATTGTTGAGGAGCGTGGCCTGACCCTGATCGCCAGTGAATTTGAAGAAGCCATGCAGGAACAGCGCGAACGTGCCCGCAAGGCCCGTGCAGAGAGCGACCTGGCCGTCTGGGCAGACGATCCCTTTAACCCGCTGGGACCAGATGCATTGGTTGAATTCGTGGGTTATGAAAATCTGGAAGCAACCGGGAAAATCATCGGCCTGATCTCCGGCGAAGAGCTGGTGAGCGAAGTACATGCCGGCGAGGATGTCCTGGTGCTGCTCGATAAAACCTCCTTTTACGCTGAGAGCGGCGGACAGGTTGGCGATAAAGGCCAGATCGTCTCTGGTGACCGAGTGATCGAAGTGACCGACTGTAAAAAAGGCAGCCTTGGCCGCCATATCCACTATGGTAAGGTGGTTTCCGGAACCTTTAAAATGGACGAAGAAGTTACGACAAAGGTCAACCGCGAGCTGCGAGCTGCTACCCAGAGAAACCACACATCGACCCATCTGCTCCAGAAAGCATTGAAGCAGGTATTGGGCGACCATGTTGAACAGGCAGGCTCCTTTGTATCGCCAGACCGTCTCCGTTTTGACTTTAACCACTTCCAGCCAATGACCCATGAAGAAAAACGCCAGGTAGAGGAAATCGTCAATAAGGCGATTCTGGAAGCCATGGATGTCGCCATCTTTGAAACCAGTATCGACGACGCCCGTTCCATGGGCGCAATGGCCCTTTTTGGTGAAAAATACGGTGAGGTAGTCCGTGTTGTTAAGGTTGGAGATTTCAGCATCGAGCTTTGCGGCGGCTGCCATATTTCCAATTCCGCCCAGGTCGGGATGTTTAAAATCTTGAGCGAAACCGGTGTCGCAGCCGGTATCCGCCGTATCGAAGCGGCTACAGGCATGAATGCCGTTTACCATGTTGAGCAGATGGACGACACCCTGCTCGAAACCGCAGAAGCCTTAAAGACCAACCCAGACCACCTTCTGGAAAAAGTCACCGAGCTGGCAGAACAGAGCAAGCATAAAGAAAAAGTCATCAATGAGCTTAAACATAAATTTGCAGGCAATATGGTTATGGATATCCATCAGAAGGTTACCGTCATCGACGGCGTACAGACTACCATCGCAGAGGTTGAGGGTGTGGATATGGAAGAGCTCCGCAATATCAGCGATATGCTCAAGGACCGTATGGGCTCCGGCATTGTGCTGCTCGGCACCAAAGGCAAGGAAAAGGTCAACTTTATTGCGACAGCCACCAAGGACATTCTGGACAAGGGTTTCCACGCTGGCAAGCTTATTAAGGAAGTAGCGCAAATTGCAGGCGGCGGCGGCGGCGGACGCCCGGATATGGCGCAGGCCGGTGGCAAAAAGCCCGAAAAACTGGGTGAAGCCTTAGAAAAAGCTAAAGAAATCATCAAGAATCAGCTTGACTAA
- a CDS encoding ABC transporter permease, protein MNYEKNNNGKVIGKLARDSIKTSKMRNAFIAVTIILSVSLLMVMSLFTVEMKEADKRAMARAQHVIYYNLTDDQLHRLSQDSRVSYLTLGKRGQAVEIDNHKLVPVYADGNSMEIKTMNLLDGKLPVQENEVLVSREYLEQIGKPAELGTEFTVTFLDGATESFKVSGFVEGAKGSKQYTLVFSKAYAENGPQMRDIPYEAYVRLSGAEKMGKEECKAVIYSVGGDAGILREDMNPNDHFLDTLTADTQEIALAACVGVVVLLASVLVIYGVFYISVVGRIRQYGQLRTIGMTKKQVRRLVTREGIYLFAVSAPVGVIIGSVIAYFLKPDGWSLLNTLLVALLVLVIDLITVLISVRKPASIAASISPIEASKYSAYSGGKKKKTKKVHRRISPLHLAAMNSARNRKKVFMTVLSLGIGGVLFMAAATFVNSFDKEMYSRQGDFADSEYIVSFSGNALGLSEYGMAGLQKNSPFTETLESQILSIPGVDGIRSNQATSVEFDYPKKDLVHVEDNISPFTREQAQELEKYLEDGSLDYDAMLKGETILLQANSVVQEIYGWRFEVGDMLTLYFYNGDTVVPKEVKIAGMISTDYPKPISGWFMMPQEVIQSIVPFNLDKDFIVSTEPSMEFAVEEPLRALVDSNPNLVLSTLQEQREQDSGSIATLSATALGLALFIIAFSMINLVNTLITNILSKKQELAMLESIGMSRRQIRQMVLGEGMLLAAGNLLITLTIGTAAGYLICWAFGKLGVHYMIYQFPVFYVLAYAVILFLVPYLISKIALRSFEKETLVERLREAE, encoded by the coding sequence ATGAATTACGAAAAAAATAATAACGGAAAAGTTATCGGAAAGCTTGCCAGGGACAGTATTAAAACGAGCAAGATGCGCAATGCCTTCATTGCCGTCACCATTATTTTATCCGTAAGTCTTCTGATGGTTATGAGTCTGTTTACCGTTGAGATGAAAGAAGCGGATAAGCGGGCCATGGCCAGGGCACAGCATGTGATTTACTATAATCTGACAGATGACCAGCTGCATCGTCTGTCACAGGATTCCCGTGTTTCCTATCTGACCCTCGGCAAAAGAGGACAGGCAGTAGAGATTGATAATCATAAGCTGGTGCCTGTCTATGCGGATGGCAACTCCATGGAAATTAAGACAATGAATCTGCTGGACGGAAAGCTGCCAGTACAGGAAAATGAAGTGCTGGTCTCAAGAGAGTATCTGGAACAGATCGGAAAACCGGCAGAGCTTGGAACAGAATTTACCGTAACCTTCCTGGATGGAGCAACTGAAAGCTTCAAGGTCAGTGGTTTCGTAGAGGGAGCAAAGGGAAGCAAGCAGTATACGCTGGTCTTTTCAAAGGCCTATGCTGAAAATGGTCCGCAGATGAGGGATATTCCCTATGAGGCCTATGTCCGGCTTTCAGGAGCAGAGAAGATGGGCAAGGAAGAATGTAAAGCGGTCATTTATTCAGTTGGCGGCGACGCGGGAATACTGCGGGAGGACATGAATCCAAACGATCATTTTCTGGACACTCTGACAGCAGATACTCAGGAAATCGCTTTGGCTGCGTGTGTGGGAGTTGTTGTACTGCTCGCCAGTGTTCTGGTTATCTACGGTGTTTTCTATATATCGGTGGTTGGCCGGATACGCCAGTATGGACAGCTGCGAACCATTGGCATGACCAAAAAACAGGTGCGGCGGCTGGTTACCCGCGAAGGTATCTATCTCTTTGCCGTATCGGCTCCGGTGGGAGTTATTATCGGCAGCGTTATCGCCTATTTTCTGAAGCCTGACGGATGGAGCCTTTTAAATACCCTGCTGGTAGCGCTGCTGGTGCTCGTGATTGACCTGATCACTGTTTTGATCTCCGTTCGCAAGCCTGCCTCGATTGCAGCTTCAATTTCTCCCATTGAGGCTTCAAAATATTCGGCTTACTCCGGTGGAAAGAAAAAGAAAACCAAAAAGGTACACCGGAGAATCAGCCCGCTGCATCTCGCGGCCATGAACTCGGCCAGAAACCGGAAAAAAGTTTTTATGACGGTTCTCTCGCTTGGGATCGGCGGCGTTTTATTTATGGCAGCGGCGACCTTTGTCAATTCCTTTGATAAAGAAATGTATTCACGTCAGGGCGATTTTGCGGATTCGGAATATATCGTTTCTTTTTCGGGAAACGCCCTGGGGCTTTCAGAGTACGGTATGGCAGGCCTCCAGAAGAATTCCCCCTTTACCGAAACGCTCGAAAGCCAGATTTTGTCCATTCCCGGAGTGGATGGTATCCGCAGTAACCAGGCGACCTCTGTTGAATTTGATTATCCTAAAAAAGATCTTGTCCATGTTGAGGATAACATTTCCCCATTTACCAGAGAGCAGGCTCAGGAGCTTGAAAAATATCTGGAGGATGGGAGCCTGGATTATGATGCAATGCTGAAGGGAGAGACCATTCTGCTTCAGGCCAACTCTGTGGTGCAGGAAATTTATGGCTGGCGTTTTGAGGTTGGCGATATGTTAACCCTCTATTTTTACAATGGCGATACCGTGGTACCCAAAGAGGTGAAAATAGCGGGTATGATCAGTACAGACTATCCGAAGCCCATCAGCGGATGGTTTATGATGCCTCAGGAGGTGATCCAGTCCATCGTACCCTTTAATCTTGATAAGGATTTTATTGTTTCGACAGAGCCTTCTATGGAATTTGCGGTTGAAGAGCCGCTGCGGGCTTTGGTAGACAGCAATCCAAATCTTGTGCTGTCAACGCTTCAGGAGCAGAGAGAACAGGATTCAGGAAGCATTGCAACCCTCTCGGCCACTGCGCTGGGTCTGGCGTTGTTTATCATCGCCTTTAGCATGATCAATCTTGTCAATACGCTGATCACCAATATCCTGTCTAAAAAGCAGGAACTGGCCATGCTGGAATCCATTGGTATGAGCCGCAGGCAGATCCGTCAGATGGTACTCGGCGAGGGGATGCTTCTGGCCGCGGGAAATCTGCTCATCACATTGACCATAGGCACCGCAGCAGGCTATCTGATCTGCTGGGCCTTCGGAAAGCTTGGTGTTCACTATATGATCTACCAGTTCCCGGTTTTCTATGTGCTGGCCTACGCGGTAATCCTGTTTCTGGTACCATACCTTATCTCAAAAATTGCACTCCGCAGCTTTGAAAAGGAAACGCTGGTTGAACGATTGAGAGAAGCAGAATAA
- a CDS encoding IreB family regulatory phosphoprotein, translating to MDSNTVFDRGTILFDVNNDKAKTIDEVMQEVNKALIEKGYNPVNQIVGYVMSGDPTYITSHNDARNLIQKIERDELLEELVKRYLSSIQE from the coding sequence ATGGATAGCAATACAGTATTTGATCGAGGGACCATCTTGTTTGACGTTAACAACGATAAAGCCAAAACAATTGATGAAGTCATGCAGGAAGTCAACAAGGCATTGATCGAAAAAGGATATAATCCCGTTAATCAAATCGTTGGTTATGTTATGTCAGGCGATCCGACTTATATCACAAGCCATAATGATGCCCGTAACTTAATCCAGAAAATCGAACGCGATGAACTTCTTGAAGAGCTGGTAAAACGCTATTTGAGCAGTATTCAAGAATAA
- a CDS encoding RrF2 family transcriptional regulator gives MRLSTKGRYGVLAMYELACRYGNGPVSIKEIAEKQNFSDSYMEQLFSTLKKAGLIVSLRGAKGGYILSREPKDITVGEIIRALEGPIELADCVGGPEGYVCRKSGECVTKGLWMEIRDSINNIIDNRSLQDLMDN, from the coding sequence GTGAGACTCTCCACAAAGGGCCGGTACGGTGTACTGGCTATGTATGAGCTGGCGTGCCGGTATGGCAATGGGCCAGTATCAATTAAAGAGATAGCAGAAAAACAGAATTTTTCAGACTCCTATATGGAGCAGCTTTTTTCGACCCTTAAAAAGGCGGGACTGATCGTCAGTTTAAGAGGCGCGAAGGGTGGGTACATTCTTTCAAGAGAGCCCAAGGACATCACTGTTGGTGAGATTATCCGCGCGCTGGAAGGGCCTATTGAGCTGGCCGACTGCGTCGGCGGCCCTGAGGGCTATGTCTGCCGAAAATCGGGAGAATGTGTCACCAAAGGACTCTGGATGGAAATCAGAGACAGCATTAATAACATCATTGATAACCGGTCTTTACAAGACTTAATGGATAATTGA